In Rattus norvegicus strain BN/NHsdMcwi chromosome 1, GRCr8, whole genome shotgun sequence, a genomic segment contains:
- the Vom1r35 gene encoding vomeronasal 1 receptor 35 — MLSQNKSVKTTEEVALQILLLCQVGVGTVVNVFLFVHNLSPILNGSQQRPIQVILANLAVGNALILFFAFPNNMTLFVPREPPTDLKCKLGYFIWLVVRSTNMCSTCSLSTYQFVTLAPGSWARVILSRRDTKFVSYTCYSCWFFSVLNNAHIPMKISGPQKMHNDTNSKSKWACSTTGFSVGMSILLFVHDAVFISIIVWTSVSMVILLNRHHHRLQHIHSSNQDHRGYAETKAAYTILMLVVTFVTFYLLDCICTFLHISFVDSRLWLRRVREILAVSFPTFSPLLLILRDSKDPCSLLFNC, encoded by the coding sequence ATGTTGTCTCAGAATAAATCTGTGAAAACCACAGAGGAAGTAGCTCTTCAGATCCTCTTGCTTTGCCAGGTTGGGGTTGGGACTGTGGTTAACGTTTTTCTATTTGTCCATAATTTATCTCCTATCTTGAATGGCTCTCAACAGAGGCCCATACAAGTTATTCTAGCCAACTTAGCTGTGGGCAATGCCTTGATTCTATTCTTTGCATTTCCAAACAATATGACACTTTTTGTGCCAAGGGAGCCTCCAACTGACCTAAAATGTAAACTTGGGTACTTCATTTGGCTTGTGGTTCGAAGCACAAACATGTGCTCCACCTGCTCCCTGAGCACTTATCAGTTTGTCACTCTTGCTCCTGGTTCCTGGGCTAGGGTGATACTCAGTAGAAGAGACACCAAATTTGTGAGTTATACTTGTTATAGTTGTTGGTTTTTCAGTGTATTAAATAATGCTCACATTCCAATGAAAATCAGTGGTCCACAGAAAATGCATAATGATACCAATTCTAAAAGCAAGTGGGCTTGCTCCACCACTGGTTTCAGTGTAGGCATGAGCATCTTGTTGTTTGTCCATGATGCAGTGTTCATCAGCATCATTGTCTGGACCAGTGTCTCCATGGTAATTCTCCTGAACAGACACCACCATAGACTGCAGCACATTCACTCCTCCAATCAGGACCACAGAGGTTATGCTGAGACCAAAGCAGCCTACACCATCCTGATGCTGGTGGTCACATTTGTGACCTTTTATCTTCTAGACTGTATTTGTACCTTCCTTCACATTTCTTTTGTGGACTCTCGGCTCTGGTTAAGGCGTGTCAGAGAAATTTTGGCTGTAAGTTTCCCCACCTTTTCTCCATTACTGTTAATCTTAAGGGATTCTAAGGATCCTTGTTCTCTATTATTCAACTGCTGA